Genomic DNA from Acidiferrobacterales bacterium:
AGTCTCGGTTTTCCCCTTTTTCAAGCACACCTCCTGCCCCATCACCTGACCTGAGGTCGCTTGGCGATACACACTCAGTTTTCAGTCACAATTCGCGTCCGGTTGCACGATGCCAAAAGGACTGCCATCAGCCGCTTCCACAATAGCGTGCGAACCGACGCCCGGTACAAAAAACGGCGCCCGCAATACGGATCCGCCTGCCTTGATGGTCATCTGACAGGCATTGTCGATATCGTCGACCGTGAAATAGGTAAACCAGTGATTGGGTGTATCTGCCGGTGCAGTCGTGCATGACATCGGTATCATGCCGGCCACCGGTGCGCCGTTCGATTTGAAGATCGTGTAATCCACTCCGCTCGGCATCGATATTGTCTCGAATTCCCAACCGAACATTTCCACATAGAAATTCCTGGATGTATCCACATCGCTTGAGACCAATTCTGTCCAATGGACCATACCGGGTGTAATCATCTCCTGCCTCCTGAGTATCGTGAAGATGGTTGCCAGATATCGAAATGATACAGCGGTCACCAATTATCTTTGGCGGCAAGATGTTCCTGAATGGACTGCGAGTGATCGGACAGGACTCTGGTTGCAACTTGTC
This window encodes:
- a CDS encoding VOC family protein; this encodes MTAVSFRYLATIFTILRRQEMITPGMVHWTELVSSDVDTSRNFYVEMFGWEFETISMPSGVDYTIFKSNGAPVAGMIPMSCTTAPADTPNHWFTYFTVDDIDNACQMTIKAGGSVLRAPFFVPGVGSHAIVEAADGSPFGIVQPDANCD